One window of the Podospora pseudopauciseta strain CBS 411.78 chromosome 4, whole genome shotgun sequence genome contains the following:
- a CDS encoding hypothetical protein (COG:K; EggNog:ENOG503P2ZB), whose translation MMAGLAAQDYQLEIRQQPKAGCVALTKGKDRRPLDPPPIVQLKVSPRLDPTQRFLQNPYLILIAKLVPKDGENDEHQRRTETKGGDLAGTVVSSLYNLKDTDNTQGGFFVFGDLSVKREGSFRLEFTLFELRSQTKDCWQLSSCISDTFQVYANKAFPGLQESTFLTRTFSDQGVRLRLRKDSRTVVQSRKRGASGAPQVDMKPQSIGYMHGGNHDLSPNGQQHHGRRTSALEFDNGSYDFGYDPRGGKRIRHNSSAGNHPGYDSGYYTHHNPNPRTIPEPMVSAAFSNGIPMTTSYPVHTQPAISGISMRPSMAAFPPLHPLDTQISPHSAGPNSASSTFSPGTSFSPGTRRSPLSAYQYPNTHHNIYGSPTHMNYQTTSAQQPMAQHGDMGLSLPLPGIDLGDIEK comes from the exons ATGATGGCAGGACTCGCAGCCCAGGATTATCAGCTGGAAATAAGACAACAGCCCAAGGCAGGCTGCGTGGCTCTCACGAAAGGAAAAG ATCGCCGACCACTGGATCCTCCTCCAATCGTCCAGCTCAAGGTCTCGCCGAGGTTGGATCCTACCCAGAGGTTTCTCCAGAATCCTTACCTTATCCTCATCGCTAAACTGGTTCCCAAGGATGGCGAAAATGATGAGCACCAACGGCGAACCGAAACCAAAGGGGGCGACTTGGCCGGGACAGTCGTCTCCTCTCTCTACAACCTCAAGGATACCGATAATACCCAGGGTGGATTTTTTGTGTTTGGGGATTTGTCAGTGAAAAGAGAGGGCTCTTTTCGACTCGAGTTCACGCTCTTCGAGCTCAGATCACAGACCAAAGACTGCTGGCAGCTCTCCAGCTGCATTTCGGACACTTTCCAGGTTTATGCCAACAAGGCCTTCCCTGGATTGCAGGAATCGACATTTCTGACCAGGACCTTCAGCGACCAGGGTGTCCGGCTACGGTTACGAAAGGACTCGAGGACGGTTGTTCAGAGCAGAAAGCGCGGTGCCAGCGGTGCGCCCCAGGTTGACATGAAGCCGCAGTCGATTGGTTACATGCATGGCGGAAACCACGACTTGAGTCCCAAtggccagcagcaccacgGCAGAAGGACTAGCGCTCTGGAGTTCGACAATGGAAGCTACGACTTTGGATATGACCCCCGAGGCGGCAAGCGCATACGACACAACAGCTCGGCCGGCAATCACCCCGGCTACGACAGCGGCTATTACACCCATCATAACCCAAACCCTAGGACGATACCAGAGCCCATGGTGTCGGCTGCCTTTTCCAACGGCATCCCCATGACTACCAGCTACCCAGTGCATACACAGCCTGCCATCTCTGGAATCTCTATGCGCCCTAGTATGGCAGCTTTCCCGCCTCTGCATCCGCTTGACACGCAGATCTCGCCACACTCTGCCGGCCCGAATTCAGCATCGTCAACCTTCTCTCCAGGCACGAGCTTCTCTCCAGGCACGAGAAGGTCTCCCCTCTCAGCATACCAATACCCGAACACACATCACAACATCTATGGCTCGCCCACTCATATGAATTACCAGACGACTTCAGCACAGCAGCCAATGGCTCAGCATGGTGACATGGGGTTGTCACTTCCACTCCCAGGTATTGACCTTGGCGACATTGAGAAATAA
- a CDS encoding hypothetical protein (EggNog:ENOG503P0TI; CAZy:GH43; COG:G) — MVQATPKALWALAALLFTWSSLAASIKSHGSGGLFLDLADLGVDVTKRQTNNLAGYLGAFFLGADPYVYFYLSNGNDALSFRALNRGQPVIRPTKGTTGVRDPTIVPGGGSELGKKWYIIGTDLHIGRTTWDAAQRTGSRGIFVWESTDLINWTNERLVTVEDATAGMVWAPEAIWDPAKGQYLVHWASKFYPTSDPRHTGNPTNIRMRYAYTSDFKTFSAPQTLIDKNPTNIIDLNYLPLSPTSFLRFMKDETRKTVFVEVSNNGLFGTWTRPGGDGAIIQSGVEGPASYLDNVDPRKVHLLLDFYGSDGYRPFESTNPGSNSGWVGSNRNNFPKNLRHGSVLPINGTVYEALRQRWGV, encoded by the exons ATGGTGCAGGCAACGCCCAAGGCTCTTTGGGCACTCGCTGCTCTCCTCTTTACTTGGTCATCTCTTGCGGCAAGCATCAAAAGCCACGGTTCTGGGGGGCTGTTTCTCGACCTTGCCGACCTTGGAGTGGATGTAACAAAGCGACAAACCAACAACCTGGCTGGATATCTGGGCGCCTTCTTCCTTGGGGCCGACCCCTATGTCTACTTTTACCTCAGCAACGGCAACGATGCTCTCTCCTTCAGAGCGTTGAATAGAGGACAGCCAGTTATCAGGCCGACCAAGGGGACTACTGGTGTTCGAGACCCTACAATTGTTCCTGGCGGCGGGAGCGAATTAGGGAAGAAGTGGTATATCATCGGCACTGACCTTCACATTGGGAGA ACAACCTGGGATGCGGCCCAACGAACCGGCTCCCGAGGCATTTTCGTCTGGGAAAGCACCGACCTGATCAACTGGACCAACGAGCGACTCGTCACCGTTGAAGACGCCACAGCGGGTATGGTCTGGGCCCCAGAAGCAATCTGGGATCCTGCCAAGGGGCAATACCTCGTTCATTGGGCTTCCAAATTT TACCCCACGTCGGACCCCCGCCACACCggcaacccaaccaacattCGCATGCGCTACGCCTACACCTCCGACTTTAAAACTTTCTCGGCTCCACAAACCCTCATCGACAAGAACcccaccaacatcatcgaCCTCAACTACCTCCCCttatcccccacctccttcctccgATTCATGAAAGACGAGACACGAAAGACGGTCTTTGTGGAGGTGTCCAACAATGGGTTATTCGGCACGTGGACCAGACCGGGGGGTGACGGGGCGATTATTCAGTCGGGGGTGGAAGGGCCGGCGAGTTATCTGGACAATGTCGACCCGAGGAAGGTGCACTTGCTGTTGGACTTTTACGGGAGCGATGGGTACAGGCCGTTTGAGAGTACGAACCCGGGGAGTAATTcggggtgggtggggagCAACAGGAATAACTTTCCGAAGAATTTGAGACACGGGAGTGTTTTGCCGATTAATGGGACGGTTTATGAGGCGTTGAGGCAGaggtggggggtttga